The following proteins are encoded in a genomic region of Vicugna pacos chromosome 16, VicPac4, whole genome shotgun sequence:
- the NAT9 gene encoding alpha/beta-tubulin-N-acetyltransferase 9, with protein sequence MRLNQNILLLGKKVVLVPYTSEHVPRYHEWMKSEELQRLTASEPLTLEQEYAMQHSWQEDADKCTFIVLDAVKWQAEAGTSEESCMVGDVNLFLTDLGDPSLGEIEVMIAEPSCRGRGLGTEAVLMMMSYGVTKLGLTKFEAKIGQENEPSIRMFQKLHFEQVAVNSVFQEVTLRLMMSEPERQWLLEQTSHVEEKPYRDGCSEPR encoded by the exons ATGAGGTTAAATCAGAACATCTTGCTGCTGGGAAAGAAGGTGGTGTTGGTACCCTACACCTCAGAGCATGTGCCTAG GTACCACGAGTGGATGAAATCAGAGGAGCTGCAGCGTCTGACAGCCTCCGAGCCTCTGACCCTGGAGCAGGAGTACGCGATGCAGCACAGCTGGCAGGAAGATGCGGACA AGTGTACCTTCATCGTGCTGGATGCAGTGAAGTGGCAGGCCGAGGCAGGCACcagtgaagagagctgcatggtgGGAGATGTGAACCTCTTCCTCACAGATCTCGGGGACCCTTCCTTGGGGGAGATTGAGGTCATGATTGCAG AGCCCAGCTGCAGGGGCCGGGGCTTGGGCACCGAGGCCGTCCTCATGATGATGTCCTATG GAGTGACAAAGCTAGGTCTGACCAAGTTTGAGGCTAAAATTGGGCAAGAAAATGAACCGAGCATCCGGATGTTCCAAAAGCTTCACTTTGAGCAG GTGGCTGTGAACAGTGTCTTCCAGGAAGTGACACTTAGATTGATGATGAGTGAGCCAGAGCGGCAGTGGCTTCTGGAGCAGACCAGCCACGTGGAAGAGAAGCCCTACAGAGATGGGTGTTCGGAGCCCCGCTGA